Part of the Bdellovibrio bacteriovorus genome, CATATTTTAGAATGGCCAGAAGGTCTGACCGAAACTTTGCAATCTGAAAATGATGGCCAAGACAGCTTCAGTGAGGACATCACGATCTTGCGTATTAGTTTTCAGGACAGCACCTGGAGTGCTGCCGCCAGCGTTCCCTTTCGTTAGGCTCAAAAATGGGGGACTGTCTAAGTTTGAGACAGCTCTGATGATCTGTAATCCCGTATAGACGTTATGGGCCTTTAGATTTCGGGCACGAAGTTTGGAAGTATTCTGGCGGATTAAAACCCCAGGAGATTTTATGAAGCGTTCCTTACTCGCGGGTAGTTTATTTGTCATCACTTTGGCGCAAAGCCTGGCACTCGCCCAATTGGTGGATCTTCCGGATCCAGGTGGCGATACCGGCGGTCAGACCCAAGTGACTCCTCACAATCAGGCAACACCGCAAACGCAAACTCAGTATGCGGGTATTTTGCGGGTGGGGTCGATTTCGCGTAAAACCGGCGGGACCTTATATAAGGTTGATTTTGCGACGGCCGTTCGCTTGCAGCGCTTGGATGTTCGCGTTTCTTCAAATCGGGTTAAGATTTACTCTGCAACCCTTGTGACCACTTCAGGTAATAAAATTTCTGTTCGTCAGTTAAGCACGTCGGCGGTGTTAGAAACCAATGCCGTGGTGAATTCAGAAAATATCACGCTGAATGAAAACGTGGCTTCGATTGAGATTCTGATGGAAGCCTATGGTGGCGAAGCTGACGTGATTTTGACGGCGCTGGCCTCTTCAGATGTGCCCAAGATGTCTTTGCGCCAGGAAGTGAAGCCCCAAACTCCCGTCGTGGTTACGCCGACGATGCCAGAAGATTCCTATAATCCCGACACCTATGAGCCTGAAGATCCGACCGTGAATGATTCCTACAGTCCTGGTAACGGCAGCGTTATCTATTACGGAAGTGCGAAATTCAGACCGGGCATGAGAGTTTTACTGGCTTGTGACCGCAAATGTTCTTACATCCAGTGGGTGACGACGGTGGTGCAAAATTTAGGGCGCGGTTATATTTTGATCGAGGGCGGACGTACCGTGTCTGCGAATGATTTGTCGGCCGCGACTCAATGTTACGGATCTTTCTGTGTGAATGATCGTGTTTCCTCTGACGGTTATGAGGGCGTGATCTCGATGATATTTGAAAATGGAACGGCGGCGGTTCGCCGAGTTGTGGACGGCTATGAGTTCTTGGAAGAGGTGGGATATTTAACAAAGCTTAGTAGATATGAGCCCGCGCCGATCCCACAAGTGCAATTTCAACAATGCACCAGCAATAATGAATTTTGTACTGGGGATACGGTCCGCTATCGTGGTATCACGGTGAAAATTACGGATATCTATCGCAATGGCCAAGCACGCGTGCGCAATCCGTTGAACGGGCAGACCGCACTTGTTTTCATCCGCGAACTTATTTTCGTAAGATAATTTGGAGATAGCGGTTCATGAAGCGCAGTTTGATTTTAATTTTAACGGTGTCATTGTTATTGCAGTCCACAGGCCATGCGGACTTTGCAGATCTTCCTGATCCAGGGGGCGACAGCTCATCGCAATCCGGATCCCCAGGCTCCGGTCAGCAGCCCGCCGCCGGAGAATATGCCGGATCGTTGACGATTGGCGGTCTTTCTCGCCGTACGGGTGGAACTGTTTATACAGCTCGTTTGCATAAACCACTGCCTTTGTCGCGCCTTGATGTGCGGGTCACCTTAAGCAAAGTGAAATTCTATTCGGTGACTTTGATCACGGAACAAGGCGAACGCTTTTTAGTTTCTGAGTTTAACAACACATCCGTTTTTGAGACAGGCACTTTGGTTTCTTCTAAAAATCTGGGAACTCAAAATGCCATTGCGTCTATTGAACTAGTGACCGAATCTTATTCTGGTGAAGCCGATATTATTTTGACCGCACTTTCTAAATCAGAAGTTCCAAAGCTTTTATTGAAGGTGGAGGCGCCTAAGCCGGCGCCATCACCGGTTCCGGCACCTACGGCCACACCAGAGCCATCGCCAAGTCCCACCGCAACGCCGGCTCCAAATCCGACGCCAGCGCCGACGGTAACGCCGTCGCCATCGCCGGCTCCGGAACCTGACGACTCTTATAACATCCGGGTGGGCGATACCGTCCTTTACAACAGCAACATCGTGGGCAAGGTGCTAAAAGTTTTAGCCGATGACTATGCGACCGTGGTTTTTGCCGATGGCAAACGCGAAGACGTGGATAGGGCCTTCTTAGAAAAATCCACGCGCTGTGTGGGAACTTTGTGTGAAGGTAAAAAAGTTTATTATAATGGCACTAAGGCACAGATTATTAATATTTTCTCTTCGGGCTGGGTGTACTTATCTTTGCGCAACGGGCAGAAGATTGTGGTGGATATGTACTTCGTTTCTGAGCAGAACCAGGGATGCAGCAAAGATGGCATCTGTGTTGGCGACGGTATTTTATATAAAAATCGTTATGACGGCACCGTGGTTGAGGTTTTATCTGAAGAACGAATTTTGATTCGCTTGGAAGGGTCAACGGCGACTCTCACTGTGGGTTCAAATCAATTAGCCAAGTCGCTGCAATGTACGGAAGGTTCCGCGCGCAGCTGTGTGGGTGAAAAAGTTTTGATCCAAGGAAATGGCGCGACCATTTTAGGTATTTATTCTAACGGCACGGCTAAGGTGCGTATGGATAATCAAAATCGCGTCTTGTGGGTGAATCATAACAGTCTGACCAAGAATATCCGCTGCATGAAAAACATCTGCGTCGGGCAACGTGTGAGGTACGGAGTGTCCTCGGCGTTGGTGTTAGAAATTTACTCTAACGGAACGGCTCGTGTTGAAATCGGAATTTTGGGTAAGCAATATCTAGTGCGAGTGGATTCACTTCGTCCCTAAAAAATTTCACGACTTTTCAATAAACGACAAAGCCGACGGATGATTCTGTCGGCTTTGCGCTTTTATAAAGCATTTTAATTCTCTTTGGACCCCTTTTGACACCAAAACGATGGCATAAGAATTGGAATAGGGATTTTTCGTCGTAAAAGATTGTTGAAGAACTAAGGAGTTTCCAATGAAAAAACAAATCGTCTTGTCGGTCCTTTTGATGGCCTCAGTAAGTTACTTAACGGCACCTGCATATGGTCAGCTTCGCCCGCGCCCTCCAGGAGAGGGACGTCCCGGAGATGGACGCCCAGGCGATGGCCGTCCTGGAGACGGTAGACCTGGCGACGGCAGACCTGGTGAAAGACCCGGTCGTCCCGGTGATGGCAGACCCGGTGGCCCTGGTCATGGTCGTCCCGGCGATGGTGGTCGCCCAGGACATGGTAGACCAAGTCCTGGGTACCCTTTCCCAGGCCGCCCAGGTGAAGGTCGTCCTTGGCCTGCGCCAGCTCCAGATTACAGAGACTCCGTTTTCGTTTCTTCTGTGACGCGTGCAACCGGTGGAGAGTGGTTCCGTGTATCTTTCAGAAACCCAGTTGTTCTTCGTTATTTCGATGTCACGGTGGTGGCTGCGGGTGTGCGTCTTCATGAAGTGAAAGTTCATACTTGGTCAGGTCGCACATTCTATGTGCCACAGATGAGCCCCTCTCCAGTATTTTACTCTCCAAGCTCGGTCGGAGCTTCGTACTTTAACGGTGAGGCGATTCGAGCGATCGACATCCGTGCTGAAGCCATGGGAGGCTATGCAGATCTAGTGATTCAAGCCACCGGAGATTACGACACTCCTCGAATGGATGTCAGCCGCTTCTAGACACGAAAAGCGTATCTTAAAAGCGACAGAATTTAGCCCTCTTAAAGCCAGTCTGACCACGAGCGTCTAGGCTGGCTTTTTTTTTCCCAAAGGCCGATAGTGAGGCGGTTTAAAACAGAGGAGCTAAGTCATGGCAAAATTGCGTGTTGGTATCAATGGTTTTGGTCGTATTGGTCGCGTTCTTTATCGCGCGGGTTTTGAAAATATGGAGATCGTGGCGATCAATTCTTTGGACAGTTTAGAGGGCAATGCCCACTTGTTGAAATATGACTCGGCTCACGGCGTTTTCAACGCCGATGTTTCAACTGAAGGCGAAGCGCTTGTTGTTAACGGAAAAAAAATTGCCGTAACTAAATACCGCAATCCCGCAGAAATCCCTTGGAAACAATGGGGCGTGGACATGGTCCTTGAATGTACGGGTGCATTTAAAGAGAAAAAAGATTTCATGACCCACATCGAAGCGGGCGCGAAGCGTGTTTTGGTTTCAGGTCCTGCTGAAAAAGGCGCGGATCTTACACTTGTGTATGGTATCAATCACGAGGCTTACAATCCTGCTCAGCATCATGTTGTTTCAAACGCCTCTTGCACTACGAACTGCTTAGCTCCTTTGGCAAAAGTATTGAACGATACTTTTGGTATCGAACACGGCACCATGATGACGATCCACTCTTACACGAATGATCAAAAAATCTTGGATGCTCCTCACAGCGACATGAGACGTGCGCGTGCTGCGGCGGTAAGTATGATCCCGACAACGACGGGGGCCGCAAAAAACGTGGGCTTGGTATTGCCAGAACTGAAAGGTCGTATCGACGGTATTTCGGTTCGTGTTCCAACGCCGAACGTATCTTTGGTGGATTTCACTTTTCAAGCTAAAAAAGATGTCACTGTTCAAGCGGTGAATGAAGCTTTGATTGCGGCTTCTCAAGGGGCATTGAAAGGCATCTTGGCGGTAGAGAAAAAGGAACTTGTCAGCGTTGATTACAACGGCAATAAGCACTCAAGCATCGTGGATCTGGCTTCAACGATGGTTGTGGGTCCGCGCATGGTGAAAGTTCTTTCTTGGTACGACAACGAAACAGGTTTTTCTAACCGCATGGTTGATGTTGCTAATTACATGGCAAGCAAAGGTCTCTAATGGCTAACGGTCTTAAAGGAATTAAAACGGTTCGTGATTTTGAACTCGAAGGCAAAGTGGTGTTCTTACGTTTGGACTTAAATGTGCCCATGGAAGACGGTAAGATCACCGATGAAAACCGTATCACGGCCTCTTTGCCGACGATCAAGTATTGCATGGAAAAAGGTGCGAAGATTGTCATGGCTTCGCACTTGGGGCGCCCAAAAAACAAAGACGATAAAGAGTTTTCTTTAGAACCTGTGGCGAAGCGTCTGCAAGAACACCTCAATGCCGAGGTGATTTTGGTGGAAGAACCAGATTCAGATGCGCCTAAAGCCTTGCTTCAGTCTTTGAAAAAAAATCAGCTGATTCTTTTAGAAAATGTGCGCTTTGAACCAGGTGAAACTAAAGACTCCGTCGAGTTTGCGCAAAAAATTGCGAACTATGCCGACATCTATATCAACGATGCTTTTGGGGCCTCACACCGTGCGCATGCGACCATTCATGCGTTGCCTTCGGTGATGACTCAAAAAGGTATTGGCTTCTTGATTGAAAAAGAAATCAATATGCTAGATTCACTTTTGCAAAATCCAAAACGTCCGTACATTGCGGTGATGGGTGGCGCGAAAGTGTCTGATAAGATTGCTGTCATTGAACGTTTGATGGATATCGTGGACGGTTTCATCATTGGTGGCGCGATGGCTTACACATTCTTAAAAGCTCAAGGTCTTCCGGTTGGAAAATCCTTAGTAGAGTCAGATAAATTAAAATATGCCAAAGAAATGATTGAGCGTATCGAAGCTCGTGACAAGACGATCTTGTTGCCGGTGGATCATGTGGTTTCTAAAGGCTTCAACGACACAAACACTCTGCGTACAACGAAAGACGTCGCTATTGGTGAAGATGAAATGGGTTTAGACATCGGACCTCAATCTTTAAAGAACTTCTCAAGTGCTTTACGTGAAGCAGGAACTATTTTCTGGAACGGGCCGATGGGTGTTTTTGAAACAGAAGCCTTTTCTAAAGGAACTTTTGGCGTAGCTAAAGCGATTGCTGAAAGTGATGCGACAAAAATCGTAGGTGGTGGTGACTCTGCGGCAGCGGCAGAAATGTCGGGCTTTGCGGATAAGATGACCCATATTTCTACGGGGGGTGGTGCTTCTTTGGAATATCTCCAAGGGGACAAACTGCCTGGATTAGAAATTCTTAGAAATAAGAGAGCCTAATGCCCGCATCCCAATTAACGATTTCAATTGCGCTTCCTTATTTATTTGTTTTGGGATTGATGTACGCGTTATTAACGGTCAACGTGATTTTGAAACGAAATAAACTGCGCATTGGAATCGGCAGTGGCAAAGACACCTCAATGGCACTGGCGGTGCGGGTGCACGGCAATTTTGCCGAGTATGTGCCGTTGATCGCCTTGATGTTGATCGTCTTAGAGTTGAACTTAACTCCGTGGTGGCTTCTGCACACTTTTTGGGGATGTTTAGTTTTAGGGCGAGCGATTCATGCCCAAGGACTTTCAAAAAGTGCGGGCAAAAGCAACGGACGGGTGCTCGGCACGACTTTGACCGGCCTTACCTTGTTAGGGGCCAGCTTTACATTGTTATTTAAATTCTTTGTTATTTAAAATCTTTTAGGAGACTTGGGATGAAAAAGATTTTCGCGGCGAATTGGAAGTTGTTTAAAACCCCTCAAGAAACGCGTCAGTTTTTTAAAGCGTTTAAAGAGGTGTCTTCTCAAAGCACGGGCGAACTGGTTTTCTTTCCTTCGGCGATTTCTTTAGAGGCTGCGAGCCAAGAACTTGTGGGTTCCAAAATCAAATGGGGCGCGCAAAACTGTTATCATCAAGCTTCTGGGGCTTTCACCGGAGAAAACTCAGCCCAAGTGGTGAAAGACCTAGGTGGCAGTTATATTTTAATCGGCCACAGTGAACGTCGCAGTATTTTTGGAGAAACCGACACGCAAGTCGCTGATAAGGTGGCTTTTGTGCAAGGCCTTGGGTTAACGCCGATGTTGTGCATTGGTGAAACTTTGCAAGAACGTGAAAGCAAAAAAACCTTCCGCGTTCTGGAAACTCAACTGCAATTGGGTTTGCAAAAAGCGGATAAATCAAAACCGCTTGTTATTGCTTATGAGCCGGTCTGGGCCATTGGCACGGGTAAAGTGGCAACGCCGGAACAAGTTGCTGAAACTCACACGGACGTCTTTAATATTCTTAAAACTTTGGGCTTTGAAACCACGCCGATTTTATATGGCGGCAGTGTGAAACCCGACAATGCGGGAGAGTTGATTAAACAACCTCACGTCAGTGGTTTTTTGGTGGGTGGGGCCTCCTTAGAACCCGCGTCTTTTGCTAAAATCGCATCGGTTTAGAAACTTTAAAAATTTATTAAGTCCAAAATTTGTCTAGCTCTCTAGCGCATTTCGATTTAAGTTCGGCGCACTTAAATCGAGGTGACCATGTTACGTGTTCTTTTATTTGCTGCTTCTTTAGTTCTTTCTTCTTATTCATTGGCGGCAACGGTTGTTTGCTCAAATCCGGATTTTGGAATTTTGGCTATCGAAGGAAGTCTGAATAAATGCCAAGTAACTTTGATGCCTAACGAAGGAACCCCTTGGATTTCGGCGACGAATTCTTGCGCTGAAATTTATGATGGTGCGACTTACAAACTGTCGGCAGAAATGTATGCGGGTGCTTCACTAGATACTGCCACCGTGGTTATCGTTCGTGGAACAACATCTGATATTCAAAGTGTTAAATGGATTCAAGGCGAGACGGTATTTCAAATGGGTCGTCACCAGCTTGAATGTAAATTACAATAAGATTTAAGAACTTGCCCTTAACATTGAGGCGCGTGCACGTACACCAGCGTTTGATTGTCTAAACCATAGCGCACAAGTTTTTTAAGGCGTCCGGTTGGAAATGCCGGGCAGCCTTGCCCCATCACCTTGATGGAATCATTTTGCTTCATTTCTTTGAGTTCATGCAAGACGACGCCGGCGTTAAAGGCATCGGCATTTGATTTTTCTAAGCCCCACAGTTTGATACCTTCACAGTCCCCATAAACCTTAGACCAATTTTTACCGCTTTGGTGGCAGCCGCGAGTCACATAAAGTCCGGGGCGGGTCATGTACTTACTTGATCCTTTGCGGTTTTTACAGCTATCAAGTTTGCCGTCGCCATTGCGATCCCCATCGATAAAGGTTTTGCCTTTAAGTATGTAAGCTCCGCCATGGGCGACATAGTCTTCACTTAAAACGTCGCACGCTTTAAAGTCGACGATGAAAGCACGCTTTTCTTTCGAGCTGCGGCTGTAATCCACCAGTAACGCCACCGGGTCTTCTTGCAAGGACATGTTTTTATCGGCAAAGGCTTTCGCCAATCTTTTTAAGGCCACGGCAGGTAATGAAACCTTCATACGATTTTCACCCTGAACCAATCTCTTAAGGCAGTCAGATGAAACGGTGAAGCCACCTGCAGATGCAGACACTGATAAGAAAATCCCAAAGATAAGGGGGACCAAAGCTTTAAGCATGAAATCTCCAAAAAATTGAATAACTTCAACAAAGCAAAGGCTGTGCCCTTAAAAGTGGGCTAGCAGGGGTTTATAATGCATTTAAAGGCGAAAAATAAGGACTCATTTTGCCGGTCCTTTTGACAGGGCTGAACTTTTTACGGGCACCTTCAGCTCTTAATAAAACGCCGGGTTTCACCGGCGTTTTAAATGAACTAAAACAAGGCATTTTTTGGAGTTCGTGGGAACGGAATCACGTCACGAATATTCGTCATACCGGTGATGTACATCAGCATACGTTCAAAGCCCAAGCCAAAGCCCGCGTGCGGAAAACTGCCGTAACGGCGAAGATCCGTATAGAAAGAATATTCTTCGGGATGAAGTCCGATTTCACGCATGCGTGATTCAAGGATTTCCAAATTATCTTCACGCTGAGATCCACCGATGATTTCCCCGATTCCTGGCGCGAGTAAATCCATCGCACGCACGGTTTTTCCGTCCTCATTCATTTTCATATAAAAGGCCTTAATGCCTTTTGGATAATCAGTAACAAAGACCGGCTTTTTGAAATGTTCTTCGGCCAAATATCTTTCGTGCTCGGATTGCAGGTCCATGCCCCATTCCACGGCGTATTCGAATTTTTTCGACGTCTTTTTCAAGATGTCGATGGCTTCGGTGTAAGTCACTCGGCCAAATTCGCTGTTTAAAACGTTGTTCAATTTATCAAACAAACCTTTTTCCACGAACTGATTAAAGAATTCCATTTCTTCGGGGCATTCAGCCATTACATATTTGATGATAGATTTAATCATGGCTTCACCCAATTCCATATCGGCTGAAAGATCGGCAAACGCGATCTCGGGCTCAATCATCCAGAATTCCGCCGCGTGACGAGAGGTGTTTGAGTTTTCTGCACGGAATGTGGGGCCGAAAGTATAGATGTTACGGAAAGCCGCACAGAAAGTTTCACCATTAAGCTGACCACTCACAGTGAGGTTTGTTTCCTTACCAAAGAAATCTTGAGAGTTGTCGATCTTGCCATCGGCACTGCGAGGCGGTTTATCTAATTTCAGAGTGGTTACACGGAACATTTCACCTGCGCCTTCGGCATCGGACCCCGTGATGATGGGCGTGGTGACGTAAACGAAGCCTTGATCTTGGAAGAACTTATGAATGGCATAAGCCAAAACCGAACGCACGCGGAAGACGGCTGAAAAGGTGTTCGTGCGGGGACGCAGATGGGCGATTTCACGCAAGAACTCAAAACTGTGACGTTTGTTTTGCAAAGGATATTCAAGGTCTGCTTTTTGTACGATGTCGACTTTAGAGGCCATCACTTCAAAACTTTGACCTGCACCTTGTGATTTCACGACTTTACCCACGACTTGGATAGAGCTTGAAATGGACAGGGCGGCAACGTCGGCAAAGTTCGGCAAATTCTGATCAAAAACAACCTGAACGCCTTTAAAGAAAGTACCGTCATTTAATTCGATGAAACCAAAATTCTTTTGATCGCGGATCTTGCGGACCCAGCCGTTTAAAACGACTTCTTTATCGATGAATTTATCAGTTTCGCGGAAGAGTGACTTTACCAGGGTTGTTTTCATGAACTTGCCTTTCCTGTGACCCCCTAAACTAGCGGATTTTGGCAGACTTGGCAAAGGAAGCATTGCATCAACTCTCTTGCTCCGGGTGCGTTTTTGGAAGAGAGTAGGGCCTTAGAAAAATAGAACTTTTACTTAAAAGGTTGTCCCTATGAAAGTGACTTTTGCCGATATTCAAAAAGCGCGCGAGCATCTGAAAGGCGTTATTTCGCCAACCGAGATGACCCATTCTATCAGCGCCAGCAAACTGATCAATCAGGACGCCGCCAACGCGGAAACGGAAATTTATTTTAAGTATGAAAACACCCAGCGCACGGGCAGTTTCAAGTTCCGCGGTGCTTATAATAAGATTTCAAATCTGACACCTGAAGAAAAAGCGC contains:
- a CDS encoding MAPEG family protein; translated protein: MPASQLTISIALPYLFVLGLMYALLTVNVILKRNKLRIGIGSGKDTSMALAVRVHGNFAEYVPLIALMLIVLELNLTPWWLLHTFWGCLVLGRAIHAQGLSKSAGKSNGRVLGTTLTGLTLLGASFTLLFKFFVI
- the asnS gene encoding asparagine--tRNA ligase; this translates as MKTTLVKSLFRETDKFIDKEVVLNGWVRKIRDQKNFGFIELNDGTFFKGVQVVFDQNLPNFADVAALSISSSIQVVGKVVKSQGAGQSFEVMASKVDIVQKADLEYPLQNKRHSFEFLREIAHLRPRTNTFSAVFRVRSVLAYAIHKFFQDQGFVYVTTPIITGSDAEGAGEMFRVTTLKLDKPPRSADGKIDNSQDFFGKETNLTVSGQLNGETFCAAFRNIYTFGPTFRAENSNTSRHAAEFWMIEPEIAFADLSADMELGEAMIKSIIKYVMAECPEEMEFFNQFVEKGLFDKLNNVLNSEFGRVTYTEAIDILKKTSKKFEYAVEWGMDLQSEHERYLAEEHFKKPVFVTDYPKGIKAFYMKMNEDGKTVRAMDLLAPGIGEIIGGSQREDNLEILESRMREIGLHPEEYSFYTDLRRYGSFPHAGFGLGFERMLMYITGMTNIRDVIPFPRTPKNALF
- the gap gene encoding type I glyceraldehyde-3-phosphate dehydrogenase; translation: MAKLRVGINGFGRIGRVLYRAGFENMEIVAINSLDSLEGNAHLLKYDSAHGVFNADVSTEGEALVVNGKKIAVTKYRNPAEIPWKQWGVDMVLECTGAFKEKKDFMTHIEAGAKRVLVSGPAEKGADLTLVYGINHEAYNPAQHHVVSNASCTTNCLAPLAKVLNDTFGIEHGTMMTIHSYTNDQKILDAPHSDMRRARAAAVSMIPTTTGAAKNVGLVLPELKGRIDGISVRVPTPNVSLVDFTFQAKKDVTVQAVNEALIAASQGALKGILAVEKKELVSVDYNGNKHSSIVDLASTMVVGPRMVKVLSWYDNETGFSNRMVDVANYMASKGL
- a CDS encoding beta-sandwich domain-containing protein, yielding MKKQIVLSVLLMASVSYLTAPAYGQLRPRPPGEGRPGDGRPGDGRPGDGRPGDGRPGERPGRPGDGRPGGPGHGRPGDGGRPGHGRPSPGYPFPGRPGEGRPWPAPAPDYRDSVFVSSVTRATGGEWFRVSFRNPVVLRYFDVTVVAAGVRLHEVKVHTWSGRTFYVPQMSPSPVFYSPSSVGASYFNGEAIRAIDIRAEAMGGYADLVIQATGDYDTPRMDVSRF
- a CDS encoding phosphoglycerate kinase encodes the protein MANGLKGIKTVRDFELEGKVVFLRLDLNVPMEDGKITDENRITASLPTIKYCMEKGAKIVMASHLGRPKNKDDKEFSLEPVAKRLQEHLNAEVILVEEPDSDAPKALLQSLKKNQLILLENVRFEPGETKDSVEFAQKIANYADIYINDAFGASHRAHATIHALPSVMTQKGIGFLIEKEINMLDSLLQNPKRPYIAVMGGAKVSDKIAVIERLMDIVDGFIIGGAMAYTFLKAQGLPVGKSLVESDKLKYAKEMIERIEARDKTILLPVDHVVSKGFNDTNTLRTTKDVAIGEDEMGLDIGPQSLKNFSSALREAGTIFWNGPMGVFETEAFSKGTFGVAKAIAESDATKIVGGGDSAAAAEMSGFADKMTHISTGGGASLEYLQGDKLPGLEILRNKRA
- a CDS encoding beta-sandwich domain-containing protein, with the translated sequence MKRSLILILTVSLLLQSTGHADFADLPDPGGDSSSQSGSPGSGQQPAAGEYAGSLTIGGLSRRTGGTVYTARLHKPLPLSRLDVRVTLSKVKFYSVTLITEQGERFLVSEFNNTSVFETGTLVSSKNLGTQNAIASIELVTESYSGEADIILTALSKSEVPKLLLKVEAPKPAPSPVPAPTATPEPSPSPTATPAPNPTPAPTVTPSPSPAPEPDDSYNIRVGDTVLYNSNIVGKVLKVLADDYATVVFADGKREDVDRAFLEKSTRCVGTLCEGKKVYYNGTKAQIINIFSSGWVYLSLRNGQKIVVDMYFVSEQNQGCSKDGICVGDGILYKNRYDGTVVEVLSEERILIRLEGSTATLTVGSNQLAKSLQCTEGSARSCVGEKVLIQGNGATILGIYSNGTAKVRMDNQNRVLWVNHNSLTKNIRCMKNICVGQRVRYGVSSALVLEIYSNGTARVEIGILGKQYLVRVDSLRP
- a CDS encoding beta-sandwich domain-containing protein, producing the protein MKRSLLAGSLFVITLAQSLALAQLVDLPDPGGDTGGQTQVTPHNQATPQTQTQYAGILRVGSISRKTGGTLYKVDFATAVRLQRLDVRVSSNRVKIYSATLVTTSGNKISVRQLSTSAVLETNAVVNSENITLNENVASIEILMEAYGGEADVILTALASSDVPKMSLRQEVKPQTPVVVTPTMPEDSYNPDTYEPEDPTVNDSYSPGNGSVIYYGSAKFRPGMRVLLACDRKCSYIQWVTTVVQNLGRGYILIEGGRTVSANDLSAATQCYGSFCVNDRVSSDGYEGVISMIFENGTAAVRRVVDGYEFLEEVGYLTKLSRYEPAPIPQVQFQQCTSNNEFCTGDTVRYRGITVKITDIYRNGQARVRNPLNGQTALVFIRELIFVR
- the tpiA gene encoding triose-phosphate isomerase, which translates into the protein MKKIFAANWKLFKTPQETRQFFKAFKEVSSQSTGELVFFPSAISLEAASQELVGSKIKWGAQNCYHQASGAFTGENSAQVVKDLGGSYILIGHSERRSIFGETDTQVADKVAFVQGLGLTPMLCIGETLQERESKKTFRVLETQLQLGLQKADKSKPLVIAYEPVWAIGTGKVATPEQVAETHTDVFNILKTLGFETTPILYGGSVKPDNAGELIKQPHVSGFLVGGASLEPASFAKIASV
- a CDS encoding murein L,D-transpeptidase catalytic domain-containing protein; amino-acid sequence: MLKALVPLIFGIFLSVSASAGGFTVSSDCLKRLVQGENRMKVSLPAVALKRLAKAFADKNMSLQEDPVALLVDYSRSSKEKRAFIVDFKACDVLSEDYVAHGGAYILKGKTFIDGDRNGDGKLDSCKNRKGSSKYMTRPGLYVTRGCHQSGKNWSKVYGDCEGIKLWGLEKSNADAFNAGVVLHELKEMKQNDSIKVMGQGCPAFPTGRLKKLVRYGLDNQTLVYVHAPQC